From a single Acidobacteriota bacterium genomic region:
- a CDS encoding error-prone DNA polymerase, translating to MFFELHTRSAFSFLASGSMPEPLAERAAGLNIPGVALLDRDTVSGAVRFHFEAREAGIKPMIGAEITMDDGSFLPLLPIDLAGYRNLCRLITTIKLRAPKGEHFATRRDIEEHSSGLICLTGGEDGFMHRSVRRGEGLRDLAWLNYVFEKRLYVELQRHYLRSEEDVNQQLIGLAHKLHLPMFASNGAYYAEKSDRELFDVFTCIRNHTNIYEAGKLLSQNAERHLKSEAQVLRLFEEFPEAVARTEEIANRISFSMDDVGYKFPDFPVPRGETMDSLLRKLTEKGAINRYGELTPKVRAKLDRELNLIAKLKLAGYFLLVWDISNFCYSRRILSQGRGSAANSVVCYALGITAVDPIEGELLFERFLSEERGEYPDIDIDLPSGDDRETVIQHVYEKYGRRGAAMTANVITYRSRSAVREVGKTFGFPEEMLGPLSKSISHYGVEDFGDMIVRFEENGFDLRNDLRTRKFVELYTRILDFPRHLGQHSGGMVMLPEGLDSVVPIEPASMEGRSIIQWDKDDCERLGIVKVDLLGLGMMAVLRDTLKLVEEHRGEKVDLAKIPKDDKLVFETLQKGDTIGMFQVESRAQINFLPRSKPQCFYDVVVQVAIIRPGPIVGKMLSHYIRRRQGLEEIDHIHPWLESTLKRTLGVPLFQEQLLRMSMIMAGFTGGQAEELRRAMGFKRADKRLAKIEKNLRNGMTRNGIEPELQDRIVQNITAFANYGFPESHAASFALLAYASAYLKVYYLAEYTTAMLNNFPLGFYSPATLIKDAQRHGLHFRHVDVNRSDHFFTIEDGEVRMGLKYVKGLRKEVAEAIVQGRNPTCREGVENTEFQGRNPTCREGVENAEFSEEDDSSFIIHHSSFTSVDDLVRRVPLINKKEIRALSLAGALNFEKSVHRREALWRSELAIRPDVFSGQRTADNEHVSEDAAAAGFIRPMTEWQAMESDLRSMAVTIGRHPMAFLREGLKKRGVLSAIETHTLQKKDVVTVAGTVIVRQRPSTANSVVFITMEDETGHSNFIVMPDIFERFRRVITHNSFLLIKGIAEEGGMIKALYFEPIGGVMAEIGSHDFH from the coding sequence ATGTTTTTCGAGCTTCACACACGTTCGGCGTTTAGTTTTCTGGCATCGGGGTCGATGCCGGAGCCGCTTGCCGAGAGGGCGGCCGGGCTCAATATTCCCGGCGTTGCACTGCTTGACCGCGATACGGTCTCGGGCGCCGTGCGGTTCCATTTTGAGGCACGCGAGGCGGGCATCAAGCCGATGATCGGTGCGGAGATAACGATGGACGACGGCAGCTTTCTGCCGCTCTTGCCGATCGACCTTGCCGGTTACCGAAACCTCTGCCGGCTGATCACGACCATCAAGCTGCGTGCCCCGAAGGGCGAGCACTTCGCCACCCGACGCGACATCGAGGAACACTCGAGCGGGCTAATCTGCCTGACCGGCGGCGAGGATGGCTTCATGCACCGGAGCGTTCGCCGCGGCGAGGGGCTCCGCGACCTTGCCTGGCTCAATTATGTTTTTGAGAAGCGGCTTTACGTCGAGCTGCAGCGGCATTATCTCCGCAGCGAGGAGGACGTAAATCAGCAGCTCATCGGGCTTGCCCATAAGCTCCATTTGCCGATGTTTGCCAGCAATGGAGCGTATTACGCCGAGAAATCGGACCGCGAGCTTTTCGATGTTTTCACCTGCATCCGCAACCACACGAACATCTACGAGGCCGGCAAGCTGCTCTCGCAAAATGCCGAGCGGCATCTGAAATCCGAAGCGCAGGTGTTGCGGCTCTTTGAAGAATTTCCCGAGGCCGTCGCCCGGACCGAGGAGATCGCCAACCGCATCTCGTTCTCGATGGACGACGTCGGCTACAAGTTTCCTGATTTTCCCGTTCCGCGGGGCGAGACGATGGATTCACTGCTCAGAAAGCTCACCGAAAAAGGTGCGATAAACCGCTACGGCGAGCTGACACCGAAGGTGCGGGCAAAGCTTGACCGCGAGCTGAACCTGATCGCCAAGCTCAAGCTTGCCGGCTATTTCCTGCTCGTTTGGGACATCTCAAATTTCTGCTATTCGCGGCGGATTCTTTCGCAGGGACGCGGCTCGGCGGCCAACTCGGTCGTTTGCTACGCGCTCGGGATAACGGCGGTCGATCCGATCGAGGGCGAGCTTTTGTTCGAGCGATTTCTCTCGGAGGAACGCGGCGAGTATCCGGACATCGACATCGACCTGCCCTCGGGCGACGACCGCGAGACCGTTATCCAGCACGTTTACGAAAAGTATGGCCGACGCGGTGCGGCGATGACGGCCAACGTTATCACCTACCGGAGCCGTTCGGCGGTCAGGGAGGTCGGGAAGACGTTCGGCTTTCCCGAGGAGATGCTCGGCCCGCTTTCAAAGTCGATCTCGCATTACGGCGTAGAGGATTTCGGCGACATGATCGTCCGTTTTGAGGAGAACGGCTTTGACCTTCGCAATGACCTGCGGACCCGGAAGTTCGTCGAGCTTTACACGCGGATACTCGATTTTCCGCGGCACCTCGGCCAGCACTCGGGCGGGATGGTGATGCTCCCCGAGGGACTCGACAGCGTCGTCCCGATCGAGCCGGCCTCGATGGAAGGCCGTTCGATAATCCAATGGGACAAGGATGACTGCGAGCGGCTCGGGATAGTAAAGGTCGATCTGCTTGGGCTCGGGATGATGGCCGTGCTCCGCGATACGCTTAAGCTCGTTGAGGAGCACCGCGGCGAAAAGGTTGACCTCGCCAAGATACCGAAGGACGACAAGCTTGTCTTTGAAACGCTGCAAAAGGGCGACACCATCGGGATGTTTCAGGTCGAGAGCCGTGCCCAGATCAACTTTCTGCCGCGGTCAAAGCCGCAGTGTTTTTACGACGTCGTCGTGCAGGTGGCGATCATCCGCCCCGGGCCGATCGTCGGCAAGATGCTGAGCCATTACATCCGCCGGCGGCAGGGCCTCGAAGAGATAGACCACATTCATCCGTGGCTTGAATCGACGCTCAAGCGGACGCTCGGCGTGCCGCTTTTTCAGGAGCAGCTCTTGAGGATGTCGATGATCATGGCCGGCTTTACCGGCGGGCAGGCCGAGGAACTGCGGCGGGCGATGGGCTTTAAGCGGGCCGATAAGCGGCTTGCCAAGATCGAGAAGAACCTTCGCAACGGCATGACACGCAACGGCATCGAGCCCGAGCTGCAGGACCGCATCGTCCAGAACATAACGGCCTTTGCCAACTACGGCTTTCCCGAATCACACGCCGCGAGCTTTGCCTTGCTCGCCTATGCCTCGGCATATCTGAAGGTCTATTACCTGGCCGAATACACGACGGCGATGCTCAATAATTTCCCGCTTGGGTTCTATTCGCCGGCAACTCTGATCAAGGACGCCCAGCGGCACGGGCTCCACTTCCGGCACGTTGATGTGAACCGCTCGGACCACTTTTTTACCATCGAGGACGGCGAGGTCCGAATGGGCCTGAAATACGTAAAAGGCCTAAGAAAAGAGGTTGCCGAAGCAATAGTCCAAGGCAGAAACCCGACCTGTAGGGAGGGTGTTGAGAATACGGAATTCCAGGGCAGAAACCCGACCTGTAGGGAGGGTGTTGAGAATGCGGAATTCTCCGAAGAAGACGATTCATCATTCATCATTCATCATTCATCATTTACTTCCGTGGATGACCTTGTCCGCCGCGTTCCGCTGATCAATAAGAAAGAGATCCGTGCACTCTCGCTTGCCGGTGCGTTGAATTTTGAGAAGAGCGTCCACCGCCGCGAGGCCTTGTGGCGATCGGAGCTTGCGATCCGGCCGGACGTCTTTAGCGGACAGCGGACAGCGGATAACGAACACGTTTCTGAAGATGCGGCAGCGGCTGGCTTTATCCGCCCGATGACCGAATGGCAGGCGATGGAATCGGACCTGCGGTCGATGGCGGTGACCATCGGCAGGCACCCGATGGCATTTCTCCGCGAGGGGCTCAAAAAGCGGGGCGTGCTTTCGGCGATCGAAACGCACACGCTGCAGAAAAAGGATGTGGTCACGGTCGCCGGAACGGTCATCGTCCGCCAGCGGCCGAGCACGGCGAACAGCGTCGTATTTATAACGATGGAGGATGAGACCGGGCACTCGAACTTCATCGTGATGCCGGACATCTTCGAACGCTTCCGCCGCGTTATCACACATAATTCGTTCCTGCTCATCAAAGGCATTGCCGAAGAGGGCGGAATGATAAAGGCCTTGTATTTTGAGCCGATAGGTGGTGTTATGGCAGAAATAGGATCACACGATTTTCACTGA
- a CDS encoding SOS response-associated peptidase, with protein sequence MQKHFDLIDGRFVHEPQQEIFPGTEILAINREHRANRIFWTIEDRDYKGVMRKVINAKSETVHFVPMFREAFKTGRVLIPATGFFEWQEIPDKRKEKYEFEFDEPLFAFAGISRECEIKGEARECGVILTTEANDVVRPIHAKNRMPVILHKYDYEKWLDPETPSSELKKIMQPLPNEEIRAKPAEE encoded by the coding sequence GTGCAGAAACACTTTGACCTGATCGACGGCCGGTTCGTTCACGAGCCGCAGCAGGAGATATTTCCCGGGACGGAGATCCTTGCCATCAACCGCGAGCACCGAGCTAATCGCATCTTCTGGACCATCGAGGACCGCGACTACAAGGGCGTGATGCGGAAGGTGATCAACGCCAAGAGCGAGACCGTCCATTTCGTGCCGATGTTTCGCGAGGCTTTCAAAACCGGCCGCGTACTCATTCCCGCGACCGGCTTTTTCGAGTGGCAAGAAATCCCCGACAAGCGGAAAGAGAAGTACGAGTTCGAGTTTGACGAGCCGCTCTTCGCCTTTGCCGGCATCTCCCGCGAATGTGAGATCAAGGGCGAGGCTCGCGAGTGCGGCGTTATACTCACGACCGAGGCGAACGACGTCGTCCGACCGATCCACGCCAAGAACCGCATGCCCGTTATCCTACACAAATACGACTACGAAAAATGGCTCGACCCCGAAACACCCTCCTCCGAACTTAAGAAAATAATGCAGCCGCTCCCGAATGAAGAGATCCGAGCAAAACCAGCCGAGGAATAA
- a CDS encoding class I SAM-dependent methyltransferase: MTDAFESMDRMYRLQRYFYDATRKFYLPGRDRLLDEMDVKPGEHVLEAGCGTARNLIILAKRHPKAHFYGLDASSAMLETAQAKADAAGVKNITLRTALADDFRFDSTFELARPFDKIFFSYSISMIPPWRESLENAMKNLTPNGSLFIVDFYDQRDLPGFFARLLKWWLSKFHVTHWDGLMPFLEELRGRYDVKIDPLYRRYSFLARVSPK, from the coding sequence ATGACCGACGCGTTTGAAAGCATGGACCGGATGTATCGGCTGCAGCGGTACTTCTATGATGCGACGCGTAAATTTTACTTGCCCGGCCGCGATCGCCTGCTTGATGAAATGGACGTCAAACCCGGCGAACACGTCCTAGAGGCCGGCTGCGGCACGGCCCGAAATCTGATCATCCTCGCAAAACGCCATCCGAAGGCTCACTTCTACGGCCTCGATGCATCCTCCGCGATGCTCGAAACCGCCCAAGCGAAAGCCGATGCAGCGGGCGTGAAGAACATCACTCTCAGAACCGCCCTCGCCGATGACTTCCGCTTCGATTCGACATTCGAACTCGCGAGGCCCTTCGACAAGATCTTCTTCTCTTACTCCATTTCAATGATCCCGCCTTGGCGCGAATCGCTCGAAAATGCGATGAAAAACCTCACCCCGAATGGCTCGCTTTTCATCGTCGATTTTTACGACCAACGCGACTTGCCCGGGTTCTTTGCTCGTTTGCTTAAATGGTGGCTTTCAAAGTTTCACGTCACGCATTGGGACGGCCTAATGCCGTTTCTTGAGGAACTGCGTGGGCGGTATGATGTGAAGATCGATCCGCTCTACCGCCGCTATTCATTTCTGGCACGGGTCTCACCCAAATAG
- a CDS encoding BtaA family protein: MAQQLVLEAVRNESSISTQGILQRLFAAWFDAFVYNQIWEDPRVDIEALAIDEDSRILTISSGGCNALNYLLEGPQSVTAVDLNRHHIYLLELKAVAARYLPGQESFFAFFGRGKGPRTGSDYLKYIAPHLSREARIFWESNTLLGSLAFGDRISFFRNAGLYEHSRNGYFLRFFHWLSRRLGCDPKAVLAATSIEEQERLFEEKIGPFFESSLIKLIGRLPVTLFGLGIPPQQYEELKKDQVEGGSIIDIYRERAHRLACGFPIDENYFAWQAFGRRYDTENRKALPEYLKEENFETLRANIGRLSPKVIAATVEIRKNASGTYNRFVFLDAQDWMNAEQMTELWTAIAERAEPGARIIFRTAGAASPLEEALPPELLGRFEYHRELSAELFKQDRASIYGGFHLYELK, encoded by the coding sequence ATGGCACAACAGCTCGTACTCGAGGCCGTCCGAAACGAAAGCAGCATTTCGACCCAGGGAATTCTCCAACGGCTTTTCGCTGCATGGTTCGATGCCTTTGTTTACAACCAGATCTGGGAAGATCCGCGGGTTGATATCGAAGCCCTTGCGATCGATGAGGATTCACGAATACTGACCATTTCATCGGGTGGCTGCAATGCTCTCAATTATCTTCTCGAAGGCCCGCAGAGCGTTACGGCCGTTGACCTCAACCGCCATCACATTTACCTGCTCGAATTGAAGGCCGTCGCGGCCCGCTATCTGCCCGGCCAGGAATCATTTTTCGCCTTTTTCGGCCGCGGGAAAGGGCCCCGGACCGGTTCGGATTATCTCAAATACATTGCACCGCACCTGAGCAGAGAGGCTCGAATCTTTTGGGAATCGAACACGCTTCTCGGTAGCCTTGCTTTCGGCGACCGGATAAGTTTTTTCAGAAACGCCGGGCTTTATGAACACTCGCGGAACGGGTACTTTCTCCGCTTCTTTCATTGGCTGAGCCGGCGACTGGGTTGCGACCCGAAAGCTGTTCTGGCGGCCACGAGCATCGAGGAACAGGAACGCCTTTTTGAAGAGAAGATCGGGCCATTTTTTGAAAGCTCGCTGATCAAGCTGATCGGCCGTCTGCCGGTCACGCTCTTCGGGCTTGGGATTCCGCCGCAGCAGTATGAAGAGTTGAAGAAAGACCAGGTTGAGGGCGGCAGTATCATCGACATTTATCGCGAACGGGCACATCGCCTCGCCTGCGGCTTCCCGATCGACGAAAACTATTTTGCCTGGCAGGCATTCGGTCGGCGGTATGATACTGAAAACCGGAAAGCCCTGCCGGAGTATCTCAAGGAAGAGAATTTCGAAACGCTGCGAGCCAATATCGGCCGTCTTTCTCCCAAGGTTATCGCGGCAACGGTTGAGATACGAAAGAACGCGAGTGGGACTTACAATCGTTTCGTTTTCCTCGATGCTCAAGACTGGATGAACGCCGAGCAGATGACCGAGCTCTGGACCGCGATCGCTGAGCGGGCCGAGCCCGGTGCTCGGATCATTTTCAGGACTGCCGGTGCAGCGTCGCCGCTTGAGGAAGCATTGCCGCCGGAACTGCTTGGCCGGTTCGAGTATCACCGCGAGCTTTCCGCTGAGCTTTTCAAGCAGGACCGGGCCTCGATCTACGGCGGCTTTCATCTCTACGAACTTAAATGA
- a CDS encoding ABC transporter permease, with product MLELVLANLRVRPFRTLISIIGVALGVVLVVLFTGLANGMSNDMAKRAANWKAEIVFTRAGAMTYDSSNAPVPTAYADRLLEIEGVESTIPVIRYISPSAKGRWGILQLDGLDWEPFARMNEMQVVEGRAPTGMNKVILDERQLREEGLKVGDKMELLGREFTISGVFAPPSGSRIKMPLATLQELLEAKDKCTYILVKVKDGEDANAVAARINSELPGNKVNLTTDIIIDARERIPALNTFLRVMVGLGAFVSTIFVLLSLYTTITERRKEIGILKSLGASKGFIVSAIEGEAFAVGVLGVVVGLITAFAASLVIAYAFELVFEFSVGWVMTAVGIAIGGSLVGALYPAWKASTIDPVEVMVNE from the coding sequence ATGCTTGAGCTTGTCCTCGCAAATTTACGTGTCCGTCCGTTCCGAACGCTGATAAGTATCATCGGCGTCGCTCTCGGAGTTGTGCTCGTCGTACTCTTTACCGGCCTCGCCAATGGGATGTCGAACGATATGGCGAAGCGGGCCGCAAACTGGAAAGCCGAGATCGTTTTCACCCGAGCCGGTGCGATGACCTACGACAGCTCGAATGCTCCGGTCCCGACGGCCTATGCCGACCGACTACTTGAGATCGAGGGCGTGGAATCAACGATCCCCGTCATTCGATACATTTCGCCGAGTGCAAAAGGCCGCTGGGGCATTCTGCAGCTCGACGGATTGGATTGGGAACCTTTCGCCCGGATGAACGAAATGCAGGTCGTTGAGGGACGTGCTCCGACGGGGATGAACAAGGTCATACTCGATGAACGACAGCTTCGCGAGGAGGGCTTGAAGGTCGGGGATAAGATGGAACTTCTCGGCCGCGAGTTTACTATTTCGGGCGTTTTCGCTCCGCCATCGGGTTCGCGTATAAAGATGCCGCTCGCGACGTTGCAGGAGCTGCTTGAGGCAAAGGACAAATGCACCTACATTCTCGTCAAGGTCAAAGACGGCGAGGATGCGAATGCGGTCGCGGCAAGGATCAACTCTGAACTTCCCGGCAACAAAGTTAACTTAACTACCGATATCATTATTGATGCCCGTGAACGCATCCCGGCCCTGAACACCTTTCTTCGCGTGATGGTCGGGCTCGGCGCGTTCGTTTCGACGATCTTCGTTCTGCTTTCGCTTTATACAACCATCACCGAGCGGCGGAAGGAAATCGGCATTCTGAAATCACTCGGAGCTTCGAAAGGCTTCATCGTCTCGGCGATCGAGGGCGAAGCGTTTGCGGTCGGTGTGCTTGGCGTCGTCGTCGGACTTATTACGGCATTCGCGGCGTCGCTTGTTATCGCTTATGCATTCGAGCTCGTCTTTGAGTTTAGCGTTGGCTGGGTCATGACGGCCGTCGGGATTGCGATCGGCGGAAGCCTGGTTGGGGCACTTTACCCTGCCTGGAAGGCCTCGACGATCGACCCGGTCGAGGTGATGGTCAACGAGTAG
- a CDS encoding glycosyltransferase, with the protein MSSPRFKTLHITNYYHKNSGGISTSYNNLLAAAGVLEREAVLIVPGEKEAVEEVNEYARIYYVPARFSPLFDKRYRIMMPWQYMRIGSPIREIMLNERPDLIEVTDKYTLSMIGAMIRTNMFKKIGRPILVHFSCERMDDNVGSFLIGGRAGEWFARQVIGKYTLPSFDFHIANSVYTAEEFHRSVEKPGGLLQRTWRMLKAPRVELADRVFVCPRGVNSVQFTPERKSDEARARMIELAGVPANAVVSLYAGRLSPEKNIGLLVEMMRELTADTERDHRLIVAGAGPQEEWLRKEGEKFGKGKIVLLGHLDKETLAGLYANADAFVHPNPKEPFGIAPLEAMASGVPTVAPRAGGILSYATDENAWLMPPDGKAFADAVRSIAADPAAAQLRSEKAVETARANTREAATQRLFDTYDRIYEDFHSRRELYTDRDASASFDHVELLRNPKSSR; encoded by the coding sequence GTGAGTTCACCTCGATTCAAGACACTTCACATCACCAACTATTACCACAAGAATTCGGGTGGTATCAGTACCTCTTACAATAATTTGCTGGCCGCGGCCGGTGTTCTTGAGCGCGAAGCCGTTCTTATTGTTCCAGGCGAAAAAGAAGCGGTCGAAGAGGTGAATGAGTATGCCCGGATCTATTACGTTCCCGCCCGCTTCTCACCGCTTTTTGATAAGCGGTATCGGATAATGATGCCGTGGCAGTATATGAGGATCGGCTCGCCGATCCGCGAGATCATGCTGAACGAACGGCCGGATCTTATTGAGGTCACGGACAAGTACACGCTCAGCATGATCGGTGCGATGATCCGAACCAATATGTTCAAGAAGATCGGCCGGCCGATCCTTGTCCATTTTTCATGTGAGCGGATGGATGACAACGTCGGTTCGTTCTTGATCGGCGGGCGTGCCGGAGAGTGGTTCGCTCGGCAGGTCATCGGTAAATACACGCTCCCGAGTTTCGACTTTCACATAGCGAACTCTGTGTACACGGCAGAGGAATTTCACCGCTCGGTCGAAAAGCCAGGCGGGCTATTGCAGCGGACTTGGCGAATGCTAAAGGCTCCACGGGTCGAACTTGCGGACCGCGTTTTTGTCTGCCCGCGTGGCGTTAATTCAGTGCAGTTCACGCCCGAGCGAAAGAGCGACGAAGCTCGCGCCAGAATGATCGAGCTTGCCGGGGTTCCGGCGAATGCGGTTGTTTCGCTTTATGCCGGCCGGCTCTCGCCGGAAAAAAATATCGGGCTTCTGGTCGAGATGATGCGTGAGCTAACTGCAGACACCGAACGCGACCATCGGCTCATCGTCGCAGGTGCCGGGCCGCAAGAGGAATGGCTCCGAAAGGAAGGCGAGAAATTCGGCAAGGGCAAGATCGTGCTGCTCGGGCATCTCGACAAAGAAACTCTGGCCGGCCTTTACGCGAACGCCGATGCCTTCGTGCACCCAAATCCGAAAGAGCCTTTCGGCATTGCTCCGCTTGAGGCGATGGCGTCCGGCGTGCCGACAGTCGCACCGCGAGCGGGCGGAATTCTCTCCTACGCGACGGACGAGAACGCATGGCTGATGCCGCCCGATGGCAAGGCGTTCGCGGACGCCGTAAGGTCGATCGCCGCCGATCCTGCTGCCGCCCAACTGCGTTCTGAAAAAGCAGTTGAGACGGCCCGGGCAAATACTCGCGAGGCCGCGACCCAGCGATTGTTCGATACATACGATCGGATCTATGAGGATTTTCATTCCCGCCGCGAGCTCTATACGGATAGAGATGCCTCGGCGAGCTTCGATCATGTAGAGCTTCTCCGCAATCCGAAGAGCTCCCGTTGA
- a CDS encoding glycosyltransferase, whose product MDRVPRVAFFPDSYLEVNGAAMTCRRLTDYAKKNGFPMLVIHAGKKTKTWDEGSVRFMSLKRSPVSFSLDEELAYDPLFQRHTNKVLKALMEFQPDVMHITGLNDVSIVGAYLAWKLQLPLLGSWHTNVHEFAAQRLRRMMRFLPQGLTNSLSGFAERKILDGTVLYYKMPKVVLAPNKELIDLLGRGTHRKALYMGRGVDSSFFSPAKRTVHDGVFRLGFVGRLRAEKNVRMFVDLEKELNEKGKSNFKFLIVGEGNEREYLQRNLKNGEFTGFLSGEQLAEAYANMDVFIFASETDAFGNVAQEAAASGVVPIVTDKGGPKFLVTHGESGFIAANLDEFRDHVIELMDDPQKLEQMRLQARASAEHRSWDAIFESVYDAYHETMRLEDEKKRSLDNISAEAA is encoded by the coding sequence GTGGATAGAGTACCAAGAGTAGCCTTTTTTCCGGATTCGTACCTTGAGGTCAATGGTGCGGCGATGACCTGTCGCCGTTTGACCGACTACGCGAAAAAGAACGGCTTCCCGATGTTGGTCATCCATGCGGGAAAAAAGACGAAAACGTGGGATGAAGGCAGCGTCCGTTTCATGAGCCTTAAGCGCTCGCCGGTCTCCTTTTCGCTCGACGAAGAACTGGCCTACGACCCGCTTTTTCAACGCCATACGAACAAGGTTCTAAAGGCGCTGATGGAATTTCAGCCGGACGTAATGCACATTACCGGGCTTAACGATGTCAGCATCGTCGGGGCTTACCTAGCGTGGAAGCTTCAATTGCCGTTGCTCGGTTCGTGGCATACGAACGTTCATGAATTTGCAGCCCAACGGCTGCGGCGGATGATGCGTTTCCTACCACAAGGGCTCACCAATTCACTTTCGGGTTTTGCGGAGAGAAAGATACTTGACGGCACGGTTCTTTACTACAAGATGCCGAAGGTGGTGCTTGCTCCGAATAAGGAGCTGATCGATCTTCTCGGACGTGGAACGCACCGCAAAGCTCTCTACATGGGCCGCGGGGTCGATTCGAGCTTCTTTTCCCCGGCGAAACGCACCGTCCATGATGGAGTCTTCAGGCTAGGGTTTGTCGGCAGGCTTCGGGCCGAAAAGAACGTCCGGATGTTCGTCGATCTTGAGAAAGAGTTGAACGAGAAGGGTAAGAGTAATTTCAAGTTTTTGATCGTAGGCGAAGGCAACGAGCGCGAATACCTTCAGCGTAATTTGAAGAATGGGGAATTCACGGGATTTCTCTCGGGTGAGCAATTAGCGGAGGCTTACGCGAACATGGACGTCTTCATTTTTGCCTCTGAAACGGATGCTTTCGGCAACGTAGCTCAAGAGGCAGCGGCTTCGGGGGTCGTCCCGATCGTTACGGACAAGGGGGGGCCGAAATTCCTCGTAACGCATGGCGAAAGCGGCTTCATCGCGGCGAACCTCGACGAATTTCGTGACCACGTCATCGAACTGATGGATGACCCGCAGAAGCTCGAGCAGATGCGGCTGCAGGCCCGAGCGTCCGCTGAACACAGGTCATGGGACGCGATATTTGAGTCAGTTTACGATGCATACCACGAGACGATGCGTTTGGAAGACGAGAAAAAGCGTTCGCTCGACAACATCTCTGCGGAGGCAGCTTAG